A window of Spodoptera frugiperda isolate SF20-4 chromosome 17, AGI-APGP_CSIRO_Sfru_2.0, whole genome shotgun sequence contains these coding sequences:
- the LOC118276585 gene encoding proton-coupled amino acid transporter-like protein CG1139 has product MKSRATQVYIVEDIKKTEPENSEKSSEPVMTIPAQLDDFGTPARFSEQNNPKEALYYDFRAARTNLPRPNGIVGSVLHMLTYGLGAGFPNMHVAYRESGIWTGLVLNVLLAVLVGYCSCILVWSAQKMYGRVQVPNLKYQDLAEATLLLSPWRGLRKSARAFRYLVELTIALHCFGSCCVFVVMIARNLKELVEGTGYLSDEGDPPLTVYIISLVIPCTAVCMATNLKHLAPFAIIASFYAGAVLLCTMWYCFKYAKKSPLDRNGYNSVMGVFEFIGICIFASETASIALPIENNMHKPREFHRVILLTMPILASMTMAIGFFGVWHYGDNSAPPILIHFPFKPFPIQLKVFLCLMVYVIYATTFHVGFDILWFYLSTTAFGL; this is encoded by the exons ATGAAGTCCAGAGCCACACAAGTTTACATCGTAGAAGACATTAAGAAAACAGAACCAGAAAACAGTGAAAAATCTTCAGAACCAGTTATGACG ATTCCAGCCCAACTCGATGATTTTGGTACCCCGGCCAGGTTTAGCGAGCAGAACAATCCCAAAGAAGCTTTATATTATGACTTCCGTGCTGCTAGAACTAACCTTCCAAGACCTAATGG GATAGTTGGTTCTGTACTACACATGTTGACGTATGGTCTGGGCGCCGGTTTCCCCAACATGCATGTTGCCTACCGAGAATCCGGAATTTGGACCGGCCTTGTCCTAAATGTACTTTTAGCTGTCCTCGTTGGGTATTGCTCTTGT aTTCTCGTCTGGTCTGCCCAAAAGATGTATGGACGTGTCCAGGTACCAAATCTCAAATACCAGGATCTGGCTGAAGCTACCTTGCTTTTAAGTCCTTGGCGAGGTTTAAGAAAATCTGCCAGAGCCTTTAG GTATCTTGTGGAACTAACAATAGCATTACACTGTTTCGGTTCCTGTTGTGTCTTCGTGGTCATGATAGCGAGGAACCTGAAGGAGCTGGTTGAGGGTACAGGGTACCTCAGTGATGAGGGAGACCCTCCTCTGACTGTATACATCATATCACTGGTCATACCTTGCACCGCTGTGTGTATGGCGACTAATTTGAAGCATTTAGCTCCGTTCGCTATTATTGCTAGTTTTTATGCTG gtgCAGTTCTTCTATGTACAATGTGGTATTGTTTTAAGTATGCTAAAAAGAGCCCCCTAGATAGAAATGGCTACAACAGTGTTATGGGAGTTTTTGAATTTattggtatttgcatttttgCGTCGGAAACAGCGAGTATTGCCCTCCCAATCGAGAATAATATGCATAAACCTCGTGAATTTCATCGAGTTATACTACTTA CGATGCCGATTTTAGCATCTATGACAATGGCTATTGGGTTCTTTGGTGTTTGGCACTATGGAGATAATTCTGCACCACCCATATTGATACATTTCCCTTTTAAGCC TTTCCCAATCCAGTTAAAAGTGTTTCTCTGTCTGATGGTCTATGTCATATACGCGACAACATTTCATGTGGGTTTTGACATACTATGGTTCTACCTTAGCACCACCGcattcggctt GTAG
- the LOC118276825 gene encoding neural cell adhesion molecule 1 isoform X3, producing MELRRFTLCMALFVLAFAQCSESHSMHRRQAADDENYDFLGDEGTDDDTMNDTDGNAEPQVQMEPAKIETTPASYEVEVGGEVRLECKVTPERTVITWHRNNDPYFMGTLKMHPEEVRYSIADNSKDMVIRNAKVEDSGVFKCETIEKVPVAINHTLLVTQKPSIVNMTATNGGSVGEGTDLTLSCFVTASPVPTVIWSVTRKERPNERLTEKDAEFNVVGNQYTMRIKNVKSKDAGQYYCYAINKLGSDQSEASVVVNGKPQVHVPRTVVNSDLKIEAVLQCVAHEEARPHIRWYKDGVLIEDSETKYVISTEGSHSNLTVSPSADGDFGTFTCEAENDYGTHNRSIELVQSPVVEDVDIDGPRMTWTVHSHQPLEEMEVQLKATTDEGEWRTLSVPVPEGRHHKYDISYSLEDKQLPIGEYLAVVKVKNSKSWGGSNEPVTVNILFRENTGGAHSIRPVYSALTTILMYLLVRML from the exons AATCCCACTCGATGCATCGTCGGCAGGCGGCTGATGATGAGAACTACGACTTCCTTGGAGACGAAGGAACCGATGATGATACCATGAATGATACTGATGGTAATGCAG AGCCTCAAGTACAAATGGAGCCGGCAAAGATTGAGACTACTCCCGCGTCCTACGAGGTAGAGGTTGGAGGAGAGGTCCGGTTGGAGTGCAAAGTTACTCCTGAGA GAACCGTGATAACATGGCACAGGAACAACGACCCTTACTTCATGGGTACCTTGAAGATGCACCCTGAAGAAGTCAGATATTCCat AGCGGACAACTCCAAAGACATGGTGATCAGGAATGCGAAGGTGGAAGACAGCGGAGTGTTCAAATGTGAGACCATTGAGAAGGTACCAGTAGCTATCAACCACACGCTGCTCGTCACACAGAAGCCTTCTATTGTCA ATATGACAGCGACCAACGGTGGCAGCGTGGGCGAGGGTACCGACCTGACTCTCTCCTGCTTCGTGACTGCTTCTCCTGTGCCAACCGTCATCTGGTCTGTCACTAGGAAGGAACGCCCT AACGAGCGCCTGACAGAGAAGGACGCAGAATTCAACGTGGTCGGAAACCAGTACACCATGCGTATCAAGAATGTGAAGAGCAAGGATGCTGGACAATACTACTGTTACGCTATCAACAAGTTGGGCAGCGACCAATCAGAAGCCAGCGTTGTTGTTAATG GCAAACCTCAAGTCCATGTGCCAAGGACCGTTGTGAACTCCGACCTCAAGATTGAAGCTGTTCTCCAGTGCGTCGCTCATGAGGAAGCCAG GCCACACATCCGTTGGTACAAAGACGGTGTTCTGATTGAGGACAGCGAGACCAAGTACGTGATCAGCACCGAAGGATCCCACTCCAACCTGACTGTGTCACCTTCTGCTGACGGAGACTTCGGTACTTTTACTTGTGAG GCTGAAAACGACTATGGCACCCACAACCGTTCCATTGAGCTGGTTCAAAGCCCAGTGGTTGAAGATGTGGACATCGACGGCCCCCGCATGACCTGGACTGTCCACTCCCACCAGCCTTTGGAAGAAATGGAAGTGCAGCTTAAGGCTACTACTGAT GAAGGTGAATGGCGTACCCTCAGCGTCCCAGTCCCTGAAGGCAGACACCACAAGTACGACATCAGCTACTCTTTGGAGGACAAACAGCTGCCTATTGGAGAGTACCTCGCCGTCGTGAAAGTCAAGAACTCCAAGAGCTGGGGTGGTTCCAACGAACCCGTTACTGTTAATATTC TGTTCCGTGAAAACACAGGTGGAGCGCATTCCATTCGACCTGTATACTCAGCATTAACGACAATCCTGATGTATCTCCTCGTTCGAATGCTTTAA
- the LOC118276825 gene encoding neural cell adhesion molecule 1 isoform X4: MELRRFTLCMALFVLAFAQCSESHSMHRRQAADDENYDFLGDEGTDDDTMNDTDEPQVQMEPAKIETTPASYEVEVGGEVRLECKVTPERTVITWHRNNDPYFMGTLKMHPEEVRYSIADNSKDMVIRNAKVEDSGVFKCETIEKVPVAINHTLLVTQKPSIVNMTATNGGSVGEGTDLTLSCFVTASPVPTVIWSVTRKERPNERLTEKDAEFNVVGNQYTMRIKNVKSKDAGQYYCYAINKLGSDQSEASVVVNGKPQVHVPRTVVNSDLKIEAVLQCVAHEEARPHIRWYKDGVLIEDSETKYVISTEGSHSNLTVSPSADGDFGTFTCEAENDYGTHNRSIELVQSPVVEDVDIDGPRMTWTVHSHQPLEEMEVQLKATTDEGEWRTLSVPVPEGRHHKYDISYSLEDKQLPIGEYLAVVKVKNSKSWGGSNEPVTVNILFRENTGGAHSIRPVYSALTTILMYLLVRML, from the exons AATCCCACTCGATGCATCGTCGGCAGGCGGCTGATGATGAGAACTACGACTTCCTTGGAGACGAAGGAACCGATGATGATACCATGAATGATACTGATG AGCCTCAAGTACAAATGGAGCCGGCAAAGATTGAGACTACTCCCGCGTCCTACGAGGTAGAGGTTGGAGGAGAGGTCCGGTTGGAGTGCAAAGTTACTCCTGAGA GAACCGTGATAACATGGCACAGGAACAACGACCCTTACTTCATGGGTACCTTGAAGATGCACCCTGAAGAAGTCAGATATTCCat AGCGGACAACTCCAAAGACATGGTGATCAGGAATGCGAAGGTGGAAGACAGCGGAGTGTTCAAATGTGAGACCATTGAGAAGGTACCAGTAGCTATCAACCACACGCTGCTCGTCACACAGAAGCCTTCTATTGTCA ATATGACAGCGACCAACGGTGGCAGCGTGGGCGAGGGTACCGACCTGACTCTCTCCTGCTTCGTGACTGCTTCTCCTGTGCCAACCGTCATCTGGTCTGTCACTAGGAAGGAACGCCCT AACGAGCGCCTGACAGAGAAGGACGCAGAATTCAACGTGGTCGGAAACCAGTACACCATGCGTATCAAGAATGTGAAGAGCAAGGATGCTGGACAATACTACTGTTACGCTATCAACAAGTTGGGCAGCGACCAATCAGAAGCCAGCGTTGTTGTTAATG GCAAACCTCAAGTCCATGTGCCAAGGACCGTTGTGAACTCCGACCTCAAGATTGAAGCTGTTCTCCAGTGCGTCGCTCATGAGGAAGCCAG GCCACACATCCGTTGGTACAAAGACGGTGTTCTGATTGAGGACAGCGAGACCAAGTACGTGATCAGCACCGAAGGATCCCACTCCAACCTGACTGTGTCACCTTCTGCTGACGGAGACTTCGGTACTTTTACTTGTGAG GCTGAAAACGACTATGGCACCCACAACCGTTCCATTGAGCTGGTTCAAAGCCCAGTGGTTGAAGATGTGGACATCGACGGCCCCCGCATGACCTGGACTGTCCACTCCCACCAGCCTTTGGAAGAAATGGAAGTGCAGCTTAAGGCTACTACTGAT GAAGGTGAATGGCGTACCCTCAGCGTCCCAGTCCCTGAAGGCAGACACCACAAGTACGACATCAGCTACTCTTTGGAGGACAAACAGCTGCCTATTGGAGAGTACCTCGCCGTCGTGAAAGTCAAGAACTCCAAGAGCTGGGGTGGTTCCAACGAACCCGTTACTGTTAATATTC TGTTCCGTGAAAACACAGGTGGAGCGCATTCCATTCGACCTGTATACTCAGCATTAACGACAATCCTGATGTATCTCCTCGTTCGAATGCTTTAA
- the LOC118276825 gene encoding neural cell adhesion molecule 1 isoform X1, which produces MELRRFTLCMALFVLAFAQCSESHSMHRRQAADDENYDFLGDEGTDDDTMNDTDGNAEPQVQMEPAKIETTPASYEVEVGGEVRLECKVTPERTVITWHRNNDPYFMGTLKMHPEEVRYSIADNSKDMVIRNAKVEDSGVFKCETIEKVPVAINHTLLVTQKPSIVNMTATNGGSVGEGTDLTLSCFVTASPVPTVIWSVTRKERPNERLTEKDAEFNVVGNQYTMRIKNVKSKDAGQYYCYAINKLGSDQSEASVVVNGKPQVHVPRTVVNSDLKIEAVLQCVAHEEARPHIRWYKDGVLIEDSETKYVISTEGSHSNLTVSPSADGDFGTFTCEAENDYGTHNRSIELVQSPVVEDVDIDGPRMTWTVHSHQPLEEMEVQLKATTDEGEWRTLSVPVPEGRHHKYDISYSLEDKQLPIGEYLAVVKVKNSKSWGGSNEPVTVNIQDPQSLYIQTASVFRENTGGAHSIRPVYSALTTILMYLLVRML; this is translated from the exons AATCCCACTCGATGCATCGTCGGCAGGCGGCTGATGATGAGAACTACGACTTCCTTGGAGACGAAGGAACCGATGATGATACCATGAATGATACTGATGGTAATGCAG AGCCTCAAGTACAAATGGAGCCGGCAAAGATTGAGACTACTCCCGCGTCCTACGAGGTAGAGGTTGGAGGAGAGGTCCGGTTGGAGTGCAAAGTTACTCCTGAGA GAACCGTGATAACATGGCACAGGAACAACGACCCTTACTTCATGGGTACCTTGAAGATGCACCCTGAAGAAGTCAGATATTCCat AGCGGACAACTCCAAAGACATGGTGATCAGGAATGCGAAGGTGGAAGACAGCGGAGTGTTCAAATGTGAGACCATTGAGAAGGTACCAGTAGCTATCAACCACACGCTGCTCGTCACACAGAAGCCTTCTATTGTCA ATATGACAGCGACCAACGGTGGCAGCGTGGGCGAGGGTACCGACCTGACTCTCTCCTGCTTCGTGACTGCTTCTCCTGTGCCAACCGTCATCTGGTCTGTCACTAGGAAGGAACGCCCT AACGAGCGCCTGACAGAGAAGGACGCAGAATTCAACGTGGTCGGAAACCAGTACACCATGCGTATCAAGAATGTGAAGAGCAAGGATGCTGGACAATACTACTGTTACGCTATCAACAAGTTGGGCAGCGACCAATCAGAAGCCAGCGTTGTTGTTAATG GCAAACCTCAAGTCCATGTGCCAAGGACCGTTGTGAACTCCGACCTCAAGATTGAAGCTGTTCTCCAGTGCGTCGCTCATGAGGAAGCCAG GCCACACATCCGTTGGTACAAAGACGGTGTTCTGATTGAGGACAGCGAGACCAAGTACGTGATCAGCACCGAAGGATCCCACTCCAACCTGACTGTGTCACCTTCTGCTGACGGAGACTTCGGTACTTTTACTTGTGAG GCTGAAAACGACTATGGCACCCACAACCGTTCCATTGAGCTGGTTCAAAGCCCAGTGGTTGAAGATGTGGACATCGACGGCCCCCGCATGACCTGGACTGTCCACTCCCACCAGCCTTTGGAAGAAATGGAAGTGCAGCTTAAGGCTACTACTGAT GAAGGTGAATGGCGTACCCTCAGCGTCCCAGTCCCTGAAGGCAGACACCACAAGTACGACATCAGCTACTCTTTGGAGGACAAACAGCTGCCTATTGGAGAGTACCTCGCCGTCGTGAAAGTCAAGAACTCCAAGAGCTGGGGTGGTTCCAACGAACCCGTTACTGTTAATATTC aagatCCACAGTCGCTGTACATCCAGACCGCATCAG TGTTCCGTGAAAACACAGGTGGAGCGCATTCCATTCGACCTGTATACTCAGCATTAACGACAATCCTGATGTATCTCCTCGTTCGAATGCTTTAA
- the LOC118276825 gene encoding neural cell adhesion molecule 1 isoform X2 — MELRRFTLCMALFVLAFAQCSESHSMHRRQAADDENYDFLGDEGTDDDTMNDTDEPQVQMEPAKIETTPASYEVEVGGEVRLECKVTPERTVITWHRNNDPYFMGTLKMHPEEVRYSIADNSKDMVIRNAKVEDSGVFKCETIEKVPVAINHTLLVTQKPSIVNMTATNGGSVGEGTDLTLSCFVTASPVPTVIWSVTRKERPNERLTEKDAEFNVVGNQYTMRIKNVKSKDAGQYYCYAINKLGSDQSEASVVVNGKPQVHVPRTVVNSDLKIEAVLQCVAHEEARPHIRWYKDGVLIEDSETKYVISTEGSHSNLTVSPSADGDFGTFTCEAENDYGTHNRSIELVQSPVVEDVDIDGPRMTWTVHSHQPLEEMEVQLKATTDEGEWRTLSVPVPEGRHHKYDISYSLEDKQLPIGEYLAVVKVKNSKSWGGSNEPVTVNIQDPQSLYIQTASVFRENTGGAHSIRPVYSALTTILMYLLVRML, encoded by the exons AATCCCACTCGATGCATCGTCGGCAGGCGGCTGATGATGAGAACTACGACTTCCTTGGAGACGAAGGAACCGATGATGATACCATGAATGATACTGATG AGCCTCAAGTACAAATGGAGCCGGCAAAGATTGAGACTACTCCCGCGTCCTACGAGGTAGAGGTTGGAGGAGAGGTCCGGTTGGAGTGCAAAGTTACTCCTGAGA GAACCGTGATAACATGGCACAGGAACAACGACCCTTACTTCATGGGTACCTTGAAGATGCACCCTGAAGAAGTCAGATATTCCat AGCGGACAACTCCAAAGACATGGTGATCAGGAATGCGAAGGTGGAAGACAGCGGAGTGTTCAAATGTGAGACCATTGAGAAGGTACCAGTAGCTATCAACCACACGCTGCTCGTCACACAGAAGCCTTCTATTGTCA ATATGACAGCGACCAACGGTGGCAGCGTGGGCGAGGGTACCGACCTGACTCTCTCCTGCTTCGTGACTGCTTCTCCTGTGCCAACCGTCATCTGGTCTGTCACTAGGAAGGAACGCCCT AACGAGCGCCTGACAGAGAAGGACGCAGAATTCAACGTGGTCGGAAACCAGTACACCATGCGTATCAAGAATGTGAAGAGCAAGGATGCTGGACAATACTACTGTTACGCTATCAACAAGTTGGGCAGCGACCAATCAGAAGCCAGCGTTGTTGTTAATG GCAAACCTCAAGTCCATGTGCCAAGGACCGTTGTGAACTCCGACCTCAAGATTGAAGCTGTTCTCCAGTGCGTCGCTCATGAGGAAGCCAG GCCACACATCCGTTGGTACAAAGACGGTGTTCTGATTGAGGACAGCGAGACCAAGTACGTGATCAGCACCGAAGGATCCCACTCCAACCTGACTGTGTCACCTTCTGCTGACGGAGACTTCGGTACTTTTACTTGTGAG GCTGAAAACGACTATGGCACCCACAACCGTTCCATTGAGCTGGTTCAAAGCCCAGTGGTTGAAGATGTGGACATCGACGGCCCCCGCATGACCTGGACTGTCCACTCCCACCAGCCTTTGGAAGAAATGGAAGTGCAGCTTAAGGCTACTACTGAT GAAGGTGAATGGCGTACCCTCAGCGTCCCAGTCCCTGAAGGCAGACACCACAAGTACGACATCAGCTACTCTTTGGAGGACAAACAGCTGCCTATTGGAGAGTACCTCGCCGTCGTGAAAGTCAAGAACTCCAAGAGCTGGGGTGGTTCCAACGAACCCGTTACTGTTAATATTC aagatCCACAGTCGCTGTACATCCAGACCGCATCAG TGTTCCGTGAAAACACAGGTGGAGCGCATTCCATTCGACCTGTATACTCAGCATTAACGACAATCCTGATGTATCTCCTCGTTCGAATGCTTTAA